Proteins found in one Abyssibius alkaniclasticus genomic segment:
- a CDS encoding D-lyxose/D-mannose family sugar isomerase — translation MKRSEINTILLESDRFIRSFGFVLPPFAYWSPDEMKSRIASDSARIRDMRMGWDITDYGQGNFPDLGLFLFTLRNGSASNVAAGRGVLYAEKIMISRQNQISPMHRHNDKTEDIINRGGATLAIELFAASADGSIDDEAEVRVLCDGRLRTVAPGGILALAPGESVTLLPHHWHAFWGEGGDVLIGEVSNVNDDLNDNIFRDKIGRFADVDEDTAPVHLLVADYDSYL, via the coding sequence ATGAAGCGTAGTGAAATCAACACCATATTGCTGGAAAGCGACAGGTTCATCCGCAGCTTCGGCTTCGTGCTGCCGCCCTTCGCCTATTGGTCACCCGATGAGATGAAATCCCGCATCGCCAGCGATTCCGCGCGCATCCGCGATATGCGCATGGGCTGGGATATTACCGATTACGGGCAGGGCAATTTCCCCGATCTTGGCCTGTTCCTGTTCACGCTGCGCAACGGTTCCGCCAGCAATGTGGCGGCGGGCAGGGGTGTGCTTTACGCCGAAAAGATCATGATCAGCCGGCAAAACCAGATCTCGCCCATGCACCGGCATAATGATAAGACCGAAGACATTATCAACCGTGGCGGGGCGACGCTGGCCATCGAGCTTTTCGCCGCCAGTGCGGATGGCAGTATAGATGATGAAGCCGAGGTGCGGGTGCTGTGCGATGGTCGCCTGCGCACCGTCGCGCCCGGTGGCATTCTGGCGCTTGCCCCCGGCGAAAGCGTCACCCTTCTGCCGCATCATTGGCACGCCTTCTGGGGCGAGGGGGGCGATGTGCTGATCGGCGAAGTCTCCAATGTGAACGACGATCTGAACGACAATATCTTCCGCGACAAGATCGGCCGCTTTGCGGATGTGGATGAGGATACCGCCCCCGTGCATCTGCTTGTTGCCGATTATGACAGTTATCTTTGA
- a CDS encoding sugar phosphate isomerase/epimerase family protein: MAQLSYQLYSSRKFGPLAQTLEMLGSLGYANVEAYGSLLADDSTRALLGQGLRAHGLSMPSAHMGLAELEADGAAIAAIAKELGIKTVYCPHIMPDERPADAAGWHAFGARLEAAGAPIRAAGIGFGWHNHDFEFKALPDGSMPIEHLLAGGPSLSLELDVAWVVRAGADPLAWIAKYADRITAAHIKDIAPAGEKADEDGWADVGTGVMDWPALAKALQATKASLWVMEHDNPSDDARFAAASLSAAQTF; this comes from the coding sequence ATGGCACAGCTATCCTACCAGCTTTATTCCTCCCGCAAATTCGGCCCGCTGGCCCAGACGCTCGAAATGCTGGGCAGCCTTGGCTATGCCAATGTCGAGGCCTATGGCTCGCTTCTGGCCGATGACAGCACCCGCGCCTTGCTTGGCCAGGGGTTGCGCGCCCACGGGCTTTCCATGCCAAGCGCGCATATGGGCCTTGCGGAGTTGGAGGCTGATGGCGCCGCCATTGCCGCCATCGCCAAGGAACTTGGCATCAAAACCGTCTACTGCCCGCATATCATGCCCGATGAACGCCCGGCCGATGCCGCTGGCTGGCACGCCTTTGGGGCGCGGCTGGAAGCGGCAGGCGCGCCCATTCGTGCCGCCGGCATCGGTTTTGGCTGGCATAACCATGACTTTGAATTCAAAGCCTTGCCCGATGGCAGTATGCCCATCGAACATCTTCTGGCCGGCGGCCCGAGCTTGTCGTTGGAGCTTGACGTGGCCTGGGTGGTGCGCGCCGGGGCCGACCCGCTGGCGTGGATTGCAAAATACGCCGACCGCATTACCGCCGCCCATATCAAAGACATCGCCCCGGCGGGCGAGAAGGCCGATGAAGACGGCTGGGCCGATGTCGGCACCGGCGTGATGGATTGGCCCGCCTTGGCCAAGGCGTTGCAGGCGACCAAGGCCAGCCTATGGGTTATGGAACACGACAATCCCAGCGATGATGCGCGCTTTGCCGCCGCCTCGCTGAGCGCAGCACAGACATTCTGA
- a CDS encoding Gfo/Idh/MocA family protein has product MSDLGIGIIGCGNISTSYLRLAPLFKGIEMRAVADLNMDAATARAKEYGLRAETVAGLLAADDIDIIVNLTIPDAHFAVTKSIVSAGKHAYSEKPLVLTVDEGKELEALAKSKGVQVGCAPDTFLGGAHQQVRQLVDDGAIGRVTSGSCHVMSPGMEMWHPNPDFFFLPGGGPILDLGPYYIAALINLIGPIRRVGALTSSAQAERTITSQPRAGEKIPVKTPTTINALLEFESGANITLSASWDVHAHQHSNIEIYGTEGSLFVPDPNFFGGDIKLAGKDGKINPVTAWAHPFGIPNQDQGRANYRTAGLADMAMAIHEGRDARCAMARALHGVDAMVSILKSGETGQFVTLSTSCTRPEALDADAAAALLR; this is encoded by the coding sequence ATGAGCGATCTCGGCATAGGCATTATCGGCTGCGGCAATATTTCAACCTCGTATCTGCGGCTTGCCCCGCTGTTCAAGGGGATCGAAATGCGCGCCGTGGCCGATCTGAACATGGATGCGGCCACGGCCCGCGCCAAGGAATATGGCCTGCGGGCGGAAACGGTTGCAGGGCTGTTGGCGGCGGATGATATCGACATCATCGTCAACCTCACCATTCCGGATGCGCATTTTGCGGTAACAAAATCCATCGTTTCGGCGGGCAAACACGCCTATTCCGAAAAGCCACTGGTGCTAACGGTGGATGAAGGCAAGGAGCTTGAGGCCTTGGCGAAATCCAAGGGCGTGCAGGTGGGTTGTGCGCCCGATACTTTCCTTGGCGGCGCGCATCAGCAGGTGCGGCAATTGGTCGATGATGGCGCCATCGGGCGCGTCACCTCGGGCAGTTGCCACGTCATGTCGCCCGGCATGGAAATGTGGCACCCGAACCCCGACTTTTTCTTCCTGCCCGGCGGCGGCCCGATCCTCGATCTTGGCCCCTATTACATCGCCGCGCTGATAAATCTGATCGGCCCGATCAGGCGCGTGGGCGCACTCACATCATCCGCACAGGCCGAGCGGACCATTACCAGCCAGCCCCGCGCGGGCGAGAAGATTCCGGTCAAAACCCCCACCACGATCAACGCGCTGCTGGAATTTGAAAGCGGGGCGAATATCACGCTTTCGGCAAGCTGGGATGTTCATGCCCATCAGCATTCCAATATCGAGATCTACGGCACCGAAGGCTCGCTCTTCGTGCCCGACCCGAACTTCTTTGGCGGCGACATCAAGCTGGCGGGCAAGGATGGCAAGATCAACCCCGTCACCGCCTGGGCACATCCATTCGGCATTCCCAACCAGGACCAGGGCCGCGCCAATTACCGCACGGCGGGGCTGGCCGATATGGCAATGGCCATCCACGAGGGCCGCGATGCGCGCTGTGCAATGGCGCGCGCGCTGCACGGGGTCGATGCGATGGTGTCAATCCTGAAATCGGGCGAAACCGGGCAGTTTGTAACGCTGTCCACAAGCTGCACCCGCCCCGAAGCCCTTGACGCAGACGCAGCGGCGGCACTTCTGCGCTAA
- a CDS encoding helix-turn-helix transcriptional regulator, which produces MGRLNLAYGEAVDLLISIAVAEQMNSPLFLAGLGAVRRQLVASFSPEKWRKVERLKSRIVIGVTSSTHVQAGAVAPPRRVVQALHQAFLAQDVLQIRYRREDGATSERQIEPHYLYLHDPVWYVVAYDHLRQCPRTFRCDRMLAARSTGERFNLQNRAVFAASLVNDAQ; this is translated from the coding sequence GTGGGCCGCCTGAACCTTGCCTATGGCGAGGCGGTCGACCTGCTGATCAGCATCGCTGTGGCCGAGCAGATGAACTCGCCGCTGTTTCTGGCCGGGCTTGGCGCGGTGCGGCGGCAGTTGGTCGCGTCCTTCTCGCCGGAAAAGTGGCGCAAGGTGGAGCGGCTGAAATCGCGCATTGTGATAGGCGTGACCTCGTCAACCCATGTGCAGGCGGGCGCGGTTGCACCGCCAAGGCGGGTTGTGCAGGCGCTGCATCAGGCGTTTCTTGCCCAGGACGTGTTGCAGATACGTTATAGGCGCGAAGATGGCGCAACATCCGAGCGGCAGATCGAGCCGCATTACCTCTATCTGCACGATCCGGTCTGGTATGTTGTGGCCTATGACCATCTGCGCCAATGCCCCAGAACCTTCCGATGTGACCGGATGCTTGCGGCCCGATCAACCGGAGAACGGTTCAATCTGCAAAACCGCGCGGTGTTTGCGGCGTCACTCGTGAATGACGCGCAATAA
- the tdh gene encoding L-threonine 3-dehydrogenase, translating to MSNEMKALAKTKPEVGLWMKTAPVPEIGPDDVLIKINKTGICGTDIHIWNWDEWAAGTVPVGLITGHEFAGEIVELGRNVTELSLGQRCSGEGHLIGKKSRQSRAGKFHLDPATRGIGVNEQGAFAQFLRLPAFNTVPLPDEIDDEIGAILDPLGNAVHTALSFDLIGEDVLVTGAGPIGIMAAAVARHAGARNVVITDINQARLDLAGKVADVLPVNVATDELAAVIPRLKMTQGFDVGLEMSGNQRALDQMVDTMTMGGRIAMLGIPPGKSPVDWSRIVFKAITIKGVYGREIFETWYKMIAMLQNGLDVRKVITHRFAVDDFQTGFETMREGSSGKVVLDWTQA from the coding sequence ATGAGCAATGAAATGAAGGCGCTGGCCAAGACCAAACCCGAGGTCGGGCTATGGATGAAAACCGCGCCCGTGCCGGAAATCGGCCCCGATGATGTGCTGATCAAGATCAACAAGACCGGCATTTGCGGCACCGATATCCATATCTGGAACTGGGATGAATGGGCGGCGGGCACCGTGCCTGTGGGGCTGATCACGGGCCATGAATTTGCCGGTGAGATCGTCGAGCTTGGCCGCAATGTGACCGAGCTTTCGCTCGGCCAGCGCTGTTCCGGCGAGGGGCATCTGATTGGCAAGAAGTCGCGCCAAAGCCGGGCGGGCAAGTTCCATCTGGACCCGGCCACACGCGGCATCGGGGTGAACGAGCAGGGCGCATTCGCGCAATTTCTGCGCCTGCCCGCCTTCAACACCGTCCCCCTGCCCGATGAAATTGACGATGAGATCGGTGCTATCTTGGACCCGCTCGGCAATGCCGTGCATACGGCCCTCAGCTTTGATCTGATCGGCGAGGATGTGCTTGTGACCGGCGCCGGCCCCATCGGCATTATGGCCGCCGCCGTGGCGCGCCATGCCGGGGCGCGCAATGTGGTGATTACCGATATCAACCAGGCGCGGCTCGATCTGGCCGGCAAGGTGGCCGATGTGCTGCCGGTGAATGTGGCCACCGACGAGCTTGCCGCCGTCATCCCGCGCCTGAAAATGACGCAAGGCTTCGATGTGGGTTTGGAAATGTCGGGCAACCAGCGCGCGCTCGACCAGATGGTTGACACGATGACAATGGGCGGGCGCATTGCCATGCTCGGCATACCCCCCGGCAAATCGCCGGTGGATTGGAGCCGGATCGTTTTCAAGGCCATCACCATCAAGGGTGTTTACGGCCGCGAGATCTTTGAAACCTGGTATAAGATGATCGCCATGCTGCAAAACGGGCTGGATGTGCGCAAGGTCATCACGCACCGTTTTGCGGTGGACGACTTCCAGACCGGGTTTGAAACGATGCGCGAAGGCTCCAGCGGCAAGGTCGTGCTGGATTGGACCCAGGCCTGA
- a CDS encoding glycine C-acetyltransferase, with product MPNPAPSPFLNHITQTLAQIDADGLMKSERMITSAQAGRISVNHEGVTHERVVNLCANNYLGLADHPALIAAAKGAMDDLGYGMASVRFICGTQDLHRQLEARLARFLGHDDSILFAACFDANGGLFEPLLGTEDAVISDSLNHASIIDGIRLCKARRYRFANSDMADLRTQLEAARADGARFIMIATDGVFSMDGYLARLPEIRALADEFGALLMVDDCHATGFMGPQGRGTPAHFGVQADVMTGTLGKALGGALGGYIAGPQPLIDLLRQRARPYLFSNALPPAIVAAGLAALDLVEAGDDLRAQLFENAAYWRAGLADAGFGLLDGAHPIIPVMLGDAKLAQAMAADLFQRGVYVAGFFFPVVPKGAARIRTQMNAKLTRDDLNFALDAFKAAGKATGVLK from the coding sequence GTGCCCAACCCCGCGCCCAGCCCATTCCTGAACCACATCACCCAAACCCTTGCGCAGATTGATGCCGACGGGCTGATGAAGAGCGAGCGGATGATCACCTCAGCGCAGGCCGGGCGGATTTCGGTAAACCATGAAGGCGTTACGCATGAGCGCGTGGTCAACCTTTGCGCCAATAACTACCTTGGCCTTGCCGACCATCCGGCGCTGATTGCCGCCGCCAAGGGCGCGATGGATGATCTGGGTTACGGCATGGCCTCGGTGCGCTTCATCTGCGGCACGCAGGATCTGCACCGCCAGTTGGAGGCGCGGCTCGCACGCTTCCTCGGCCATGACGATTCCATCCTGTTCGCCGCCTGTTTCGATGCCAATGGCGGGCTGTTCGAACCGCTGCTGGGGACCGAGGATGCGGTGATTTCCGACAGTCTCAACCATGCCTCGATCATCGACGGGATCCGGCTGTGCAAGGCCAGGCGCTACCGCTTTGCCAATTCCGATATGGCGGATTTGCGCACCCAGTTGGAGGCGGCCAGGGCCGACGGTGCGCGGTTCATCATGATCGCCACCGACGGGGTGTTCTCGATGGATGGCTACCTTGCCAGACTGCCCGAGATTCGCGCGCTGGCCGATGAATTCGGCGCGCTCTTGATGGTGGATGATTGCCATGCCACCGGCTTCATGGGCCCGCAGGGGCGCGGCACGCCCGCCCATTTCGGCGTTCAGGCCGATGTGATGACCGGCACCTTGGGCAAGGCGCTTGGCGGCGCGCTTGGCGGCTATATCGCCGGGCCACAACCCCTGATCGACCTTTTGCGCCAGCGCGCGCGGCCCTATCTGTTTTCCAACGCGCTGCCGCCCGCGATTGTCGCCGCCGGGCTAGCGGCGCTCGATCTGGTGGAAGCGGGCGACGATCTGCGCGCGCAACTGTTTGAAAACGCCGCCTATTGGCGCGCCGGGCTGGCCGATGCCGGCTTCGGTTTGCTGGACGGCGCGCATCCGATCATCCCCGTCATGCTGGGCGATGCGAAACTTGCGCAGGCAATGGCGGCCGATCTGTTCCAGCGCGGGGTCTATGTGGCGGGCTTCTTCTTTCCGGTTGTCCCAAAAGGTGCCGCGCGCATTCGCACGCAGATGAATGCCAAGCTCACGCGCGATGATCTGAACTTCGCGCTTGATGCGTTCAAAGCGGCGGGCAAAGCCACAGGAGTGCTGAAATGA
- a CDS encoding bifunctional allantoicase/(S)-ureidoglycine aminohydrolase: MSDYFAPPGGLPPQTALMTGRAVFTDAYAFIPRGVFSDIVTSYLPGWAGTKAWIIARPMSGFSESFSQYVMEVAPGGGSDRPEPEAGVQGVLFVTRGELALTLEGQAHVLAAGGYAYIPAGATWAAHNRGALPASFHWLRKRYEAAPGVEAPPAFVTSDSAIAPSPMPDTNGVWATTRFVEPDDLRHDMHVNIVTFQPGGVIPFEETHVMEHGLYVLEGKAVYKLNQDWVEVEAGDFMWLRAFCPQACYAAGPGPFRYLLYKDVNRHARLA, from the coding sequence ATGAGCGATTACTTTGCCCCGCCGGGCGGCCTGCCGCCGCAAACCGCGCTGATGACCGGGCGCGCGGTGTTTACCGACGCCTATGCCTTCATTCCGCGCGGGGTGTTTTCCGATATCGTCACCAGCTACCTGCCCGGCTGGGCGGGCACAAAGGCGTGGATCATCGCGCGCCCGATGTCGGGGTTTTCGGAGAGTTTCAGCCAGTATGTGATGGAGGTTGCACCGGGTGGCGGGTCGGACAGGCCAGAACCGGAGGCAGGCGTGCAGGGCGTGCTGTTCGTGACCAGGGGCGAGCTTGCGCTTACGCTTGAGGGTCAGGCGCATGTGCTTGCGGCGGGTGGTTACGCCTATATTCCGGCGGGTGCTACATGGGCCGCGCATAACCGCGGCGCCCTGCCCGCCAGCTTTCACTGGCTGCGCAAACGCTACGAGGCGGCGCCGGGGGTGGAAGCCCCGCCGGCTTTCGTAACCTCGGACAGTGCCATCGCCCCTTCCCCCATGCCCGACACAAACGGCGTTTGGGCCACAACGCGGTTTGTGGAACCCGACGATCTGCGCCACGATATGCATGTGAACATTGTCACCTTCCAGCCCGGCGGGGTCATTCCCTTCGAGGAAACCCATGTCATGGAACACGGGCTTTACGTGCTGGAGGGCAAGGCCGTTTACAAGCTCAACCAGGATTGGGTGGAGGTCGAGGCCGGCGATTTCATGTGGCTGCGCGCCTTCTGCCCGCAGGCCTGCTATGCCGCCGGCCCCGGCCCGTTCCGGTATTTGCTGTATAAAGACGTGAACCGCCACGCGCGTCTGGCTTAG
- the puuE gene encoding allantoinase PuuE: MNRYPRDMRGHGPNPPRANWPNDARIAVQIVLNYEEGGENCILHGDAASEAFLSDIPGAAQWAGQRHWNMESIYEYGARAGFWRLHRLFTGRDIPITIYGVATALARSPEQVAAMKAADWEIASHGLKWVEHKDMPEAEERAAIAEAIRLHTEVVGTPPRGWYTGRCSANTVRLVAESGAMDYISDTYDDDLPYWAEIGARDQLIIPYTLEANDMRFATAPGYSTGEQFYQYLRDAFDVLYAEGAAGAPKMLSIGLHCRLIGRPGKIAGLMRFLDHAQAHEGVWFARRADIAAHWAKAHPPARRERPSQMDAARFVAKFGSIFEHSPWVAERAHALDLGPAHDCAAGVHNALCRAFRSASDAERLAVLQAHPDLAGKLAAAKALTAESTNEQASAGLDALTEAERSAFQSLNAAYMAKHGFPFIIAVRDYTKPEILAAFEARIANDTDQELATACRQVERIAEFRLKDILP, encoded by the coding sequence ATGAACCGCTACCCCCGCGATATGCGCGGCCACGGGCCGAACCCGCCCAGGGCAAATTGGCCCAATGATGCAAGAATCGCCGTGCAGATTGTGCTGAATTATGAAGAGGGCGGCGAGAATTGCATCCTCCACGGCGATGCGGCGTCTGAGGCGTTCCTGTCGGATATTCCGGGGGCGGCGCAATGGGCGGGCCAGCGGCACTGGAACATGGAATCGATTTACGAATATGGCGCGCGCGCCGGGTTCTGGCGGCTGCACCGGCTGTTCACCGGGCGCGACATTCCCATTACCATTTACGGGGTGGCCACGGCCCTTGCCCGCAGCCCCGAACAGGTGGCGGCAATGAAGGCGGCGGATTGGGAAATTGCCAGCCACGGGCTGAAATGGGTTGAACACAAAGACATGCCCGAGGCCGAGGAGCGCGCCGCGATTGCCGAGGCCATTCGCCTGCATACCGAGGTTGTCGGCACCCCGCCGCGCGGCTGGTATACCGGGCGCTGTTCGGCCAATACCGTGCGGCTGGTGGCTGAGAGCGGCGCGATGGACTATATCTCGGACACTTATGACGATGATCTGCCCTATTGGGCGGAGATCGGCGCGCGCGATCAGCTCATCATCCCCTATACGCTGGAAGCCAATGACATGCGCTTTGCCACCGCGCCGGGCTATAGTACCGGCGAGCAGTTTTACCAGTATCTGCGCGATGCTTTCGATGTGCTTTATGCCGAAGGCGCGGCGGGCGCACCGAAAATGCTGTCCATCGGGCTGCATTGCCGCCTGATCGGGCGGCCAGGCAAGATTGCCGGGCTGATGCGGTTCTTGGACCATGCACAGGCGCATGAGGGCGTGTGGTTTGCGCGCCGCGCCGATATTGCCGCGCATTGGGCAAAGGCGCACCCGCCCGCCCGCCGCGAGCGCCCCAGCCAGATGGATGCGGCGCGTTTTGTGGCGAAATTCGGCAGTATTTTCGAGCATTCGCCCTGGGTGGCCGAACGCGCCCATGCGCTGGACCTTGGGCCGGCGCATGATTGCGCCGCCGGGGTGCATAACGCTCTGTGCCGCGCTTTTCGCAGCGCCAGCGATGCTGAACGGCTGGCTGTGCTGCAAGCCCATCCCGACCTTGCGGGCAAGCTGGCCGCCGCCAAGGCGCTGACGGCTGAATCAACCAATGAGCAGGCCAGCGCCGGGCTTGATGCGCTGACCGAGGCCGAGCGCAGCGCCTTCCAGTCGCTCAACGCCGCTTATATGGCCAAGCACGGCTTTCCCTTCATCATTGCCGTGCGCGATTATACCAAGCCGGAAATTCTGGCCGCATTTGAAGCCCGCATCGCCAATGACACAGACCAGGAGCTTGCCACCGCGTGCAGGCAGGTCGAGCGCATTGCCGAATTTCGCCTGAAGGATATTTTACCATGA
- a CDS encoding urate hydroxylase PuuD: MYDYAIMWEWGAFAIRWLHVITAIAWIGSSFYFIALDLGLRKAPDLPEGAHGEEWQVHGGGFYHIRKYLVAPAAMPEHLTWFKWESYATWLSGFALLAVVYYAGADLYLVDANVWDVSPFIGILTSIASIIGAWLVYDLLCKSPLKANATALMVLLFALLVGLAWFYTQIFTGRAAFLHLGAITATIMSANVFMVIIPNQKIVVADLKAGRVPDAKYGKIAKLRSTHNNYLTLPVLFLMLSNHYPLAFATQYNWIIASLVFLIGVTIRHYFNSVHARKGKPNWTWALAAILFIIIAWLSTVPAVLGGDERAALPERAQRMVAAAGFEDVSDIVLGRCSMCHSATPAWEGMLWPPKGVMLETEAQIALRAREIYLQAGRSHAMPPANITYMSDEERQQIVAWFEGISNGG, encoded by the coding sequence ATGTATGACTATGCGATCATGTGGGAATGGGGGGCGTTTGCCATCCGCTGGCTGCATGTCATCACCGCAATCGCCTGGATAGGCAGCTCGTTTTACTTCATCGCGCTCGATCTGGGGCTGCGCAAGGCGCCGGATTTGCCCGAAGGGGCGCATGGCGAGGAATGGCAGGTGCATGGCGGTGGCTTCTACCATATCCGCAAATATCTTGTTGCCCCTGCGGCAATGCCCGAGCATCTGACCTGGTTCAAATGGGAAAGCTATGCGACATGGCTTTCAGGTTTCGCCCTGCTGGCCGTGGTCTATTATGCGGGGGCAGATCTGTATCTGGTCGATGCGAATGTCTGGGATGTTTCGCCCTTCATCGGCATCCTCACCTCTATCGCCAGCATCATCGGCGCGTGGCTTGTGTATGATCTGCTGTGCAAATCGCCGCTCAAGGCCAATGCCACCGCGCTGATGGTGCTGCTTTTCGCGCTGCTGGTCGGGCTGGCCTGGTTTTATACGCAAATCTTCACGGGCCGCGCGGCTTTCCTGCATCTGGGGGCCATAACTGCCACCATCATGTCGGCCAATGTGTTCATGGTCATCATTCCGAACCAGAAGATCGTGGTCGCCGACCTGAAGGCCGGGCGCGTGCCCGATGCGAAATACGGCAAAATCGCCAAGCTGCGCAGCACGCATAACAACTATCTCACCCTGCCGGTGCTGTTTTTGATGCTCTCCAACCACTACCCGCTGGCCTTTGCCACGCAGTATAACTGGATCATCGCCAGCCTTGTGTTCCTTATCGGCGTGACCATCCGCCACTATTTCAACTCGGTCCATGCGCGCAAGGGCAAGCCGAACTGGACATGGGCGCTGGCGGCGATCCTGTTCATCATCATCGCCTGGCTGTCGACCGTGCCGGCCGTGCTTGGCGGGGATGAACGCGCGGCCCTGCCTGAACGCGCCCAGCGCATGGTTGCCGCCGCCGGGTTTGAAGATGTCAGCGACATCGTGCTTGGCCGCTGTTCCATGTGCCATTCCGCAACCCCCGCCTGGGAAGGGATGCTGTGGCCCCCCAAGGGCGTGATGCTGGAAACCGAAGCGCAAATCGCGCTGCGTGCGCGCGAGATTTACCTGCAGGCCGGGCGCAGCCACGCCATGCCACCCGCGAATATCACCTATATGAGCGATGAGGAGCGCCAGCAGATTGTTGCCTGGTTTGAAGGTATTTCAAATGGCGGCTGA
- the guaD gene encoding guanine deaminase, giving the protein MAAETLLRGRVLRFVSEPKAPDDHGSYLFDEDGGVLIKDGKVKACGAFASLRVTAPDATLIDHRPHLILPGFIDTHLHFVQMQVIASWGAQLLDWLNNYTFPAETEFADPAHGARIADAFFDEMLRHGTTTPVAYCSSHPQSAEAYFTAAAARNMRVIGGKVMMDRNAPPALCDTAQRGHDETEALVARWHGKGRAEVAITPRFAITSTPEQLEAAGALARAHPTCPVQTHLSENHDEISSTLGLYPKAKDYLDIYHSYGLLGPRSLMGHSIHLSPREMGVMAETGAVAVFCPTSNLFLGSGLYNEAGLAEAGVRRAIATDIGGGTNYSMLRTLDEGYKVLALRGQKLTALKAFYWITLGNARALGLEDKIGTLAPGSEADITVLNPAATPAMALRHARVETLAEELFLLQVLGDDRAVVETYAAGVARKPG; this is encoded by the coding sequence ATGGCGGCTGAAACCCTGCTGCGCGGCCGTGTGCTGCGCTTTGTGTCCGAACCCAAGGCGCCGGATGATCACGGCAGCTACCTGTTCGATGAAGATGGCGGCGTGCTGATCAAGGATGGCAAGGTCAAGGCTTGCGGCGCTTTCGCAAGCCTGCGCGTAACCGCCCCCGATGCCACGCTCATCGACCACCGCCCGCACCTGATCCTGCCCGGTTTCATCGACACGCATCTGCATTTCGTGCAGATGCAGGTCATCGCCAGTTGGGGTGCGCAACTGCTCGACTGGCTCAACAACTACACATTTCCGGCGGAAACCGAATTTGCCGACCCGGCGCATGGCGCGCGCATCGCCGATGCGTTTTTCGATGAGATGCTGCGCCACGGCACCACCACGCCGGTGGCCTATTGCTCCTCTCATCCGCAATCTGCCGAGGCGTATTTCACCGCCGCCGCTGCCCGCAACATGCGCGTGATCGGCGGCAAGGTCATGATGGACCGCAACGCGCCGCCTGCCTTGTGCGACACCGCGCAGCGCGGGCATGACGAGACCGAGGCGCTTGTCGCCAGATGGCACGGCAAGGGCCGGGCCGAGGTGGCGATAACCCCGCGCTTCGCCATCACCTCGACCCCCGAACAGCTTGAAGCCGCAGGCGCGCTTGCCCGCGCCCACCCCACATGCCCCGTGCAAACGCACCTGAGCGAAAACCATGACGAGATTTCCTCAACCCTTGGCCTATACCCCAAGGCGAAAGACTATCTCGACATCTACCACAGCTACGGGTTGCTCGGCCCGCGCAGCCTGATGGGCCATTCCATCCACCTGTCGCCGCGCGAAATGGGCGTGATGGCCGAAACCGGCGCGGTGGCGGTGTTCTGCCCTACCTCGAACCTGTTCCTCGGCTCGGGCCTTTATAACGAGGCGGGCCTGGCCGAAGCCGGCGTGCGCCGCGCCATCGCCACCGATATCGGCGGCGGCACGAATTACTCGATGCTGCGCACGCTCGATGAAGGCTACAAGGTGCTGGCGCTGCGCGGCCAGAAACTGACGGCGCTCAAGGCCTTCTACTGGATCACCCTTGGAAATGCCCGCGCGCTGGGACTGGAAGATAAAATCGGCACGCTGGCACCGGGCTCCGAAGCCGACATCACCGTGCTGAACCCCGCCGCCACCCCCGCCATGGCCCTGCGCCACGCGCGCGTGGAAACACTGGCCGAAGAGCTATTCCTGCTGCAAGTGCTGGGCGATGATCGGGCGGTGGTGGAGACATATGCGGCGGGCGTGGCGCGTAAGCCGGGGTAG